The Deinococcus aquiradiocola genome includes a window with the following:
- a CDS encoding aminotransferase-like domain-containing protein — protein sequence MTRTESRPESTPTLRWEDAFSPAGRRLSSSAIREILKITQAPDVISFAGGLPAPELFPMDAIRQAASSVLDRYGPAALQYSTTEGHLPLREWIAARVNIPPANVQIMTGSQQGLDLLGKVLIGEGDVVLVEAPTYLGALQSFAPYGPRYLQMQTDEGGIDLDALEEQLKTTRAKLLYCVPNFQNPTGRTLSLERRRRLVELTARHGVIVLEDDPYGSLRFTGEEIPSLYELALEACGGPDGSHVVYSGSFSKVLVPGLRDAWVQAALSLVRKLVQAKQGADLHTPTFNQMIIAELVHDVMPAQIGRVKAVYGARAQTMMAEMKAHFPAGVTHTVPQGGMFLWVTVPEGLDTTPLLERAVARKVAFVPGAPFYALGGGENTMRLSFSSANDGQIARGIRALGETLHEALA from the coding sequence ATGACCCGCACGGAATCCCGCCCCGAGAGCACCCCCACCCTGCGCTGGGAGGACGCCTTCTCTCCCGCCGGACGCCGCCTGAGCAGCAGCGCCATCCGCGAGATCCTCAAGATCACGCAGGCGCCGGACGTGATCTCCTTCGCGGGCGGCCTGCCCGCACCGGAACTCTTCCCGATGGACGCCATCCGGCAGGCCGCCAGCAGCGTCCTCGACCGCTACGGCCCCGCCGCCCTGCAGTACAGCACCACCGAAGGCCACCTGCCGCTGCGCGAATGGATCGCGGCGCGCGTCAACATCCCGCCCGCCAACGTGCAGATCATGACGGGCAGCCAGCAGGGCCTCGACCTGCTCGGCAAGGTCCTGATCGGCGAGGGCGACGTGGTGCTCGTCGAGGCACCCACGTACCTCGGCGCGCTGCAGTCCTTCGCCCCCTACGGCCCCCGCTACCTGCAGATGCAGACGGACGAGGGCGGCATCGACCTCGACGCGCTGGAAGAACAGCTGAAGACCACGCGCGCCAAGCTGCTGTACTGCGTCCCGAACTTCCAGAACCCCACCGGCCGCACCCTCAGCCTGGAACGCCGCCGCCGACTGGTGGAACTCACGGCGCGGCACGGCGTGATCGTGCTGGAGGACGACCCCTACGGTTCGCTGCGCTTCACGGGCGAGGAGATCCCCAGCCTGTACGAACTGGCGCTCGAAGCGTGCGGCGGCCCGGACGGCAGCCACGTCGTGTACAGCGGGTCCTTCAGCAAGGTGCTCGTGCCGGGCCTGCGCGACGCGTGGGTGCAGGCCGCCCTGTCGCTCGTCCGCAAGCTGGTGCAGGCGAAGCAGGGCGCGGACCTGCACACCCCGACCTTCAACCAGATGATCATCGCGGAACTGGTGCACGACGTGATGCCCGCACAGATCGGGCGCGTCAAGGCCGTGTACGGCGCGCGCGCGCAGACCATGATGGCCGAGATGAAGGCGCACTTCCCGGCGGGCGTGACGCACACGGTCCCGCAGGGCGGGATGTTCCTGTGGGTGACGGTGCCGGAAGGCCTGGACACCACGCCGCTGCTGGAGCGGGCCGTGGCGCGCAAGGTGGCCTTCGTGCCGGGCGCGCCGTTCTACGCGCTCGGCGGCGGGGAGAACACCATGCGCCTGAGCTTCTCGTCCGCGAACGACGGGCAGATCGCGCGCGGCATCCGGGCGCTGGGGGAGACGCTGCACGAGGCGCTCGCCTGA